One Niabella beijingensis DNA window includes the following coding sequences:
- a CDS encoding 4'-phosphopantetheinyl transferase family protein: MPVIFQEEINNSTRLGIWKIGEDAAFFKEKVPLHREVTHPHKMLQHLAGRFLLQYLFPGFPYHLIQVAETRKPFLPDDAYHFSISHCGDYAAAIVSRDHRVGIDIEIPVEKVVAIRHKFISPAEMDQLNPLSVAEHTQIWSAKEAVYKWYGLGKVDFREHIRFTGYNDARSQFNCHFMLTDSRLKVQLQQLSGLCLSYVVSE, from the coding sequence ATGCCTGTTATTTTTCAAGAAGAAATTAACAATTCCACCCGGCTCGGTATCTGGAAGATCGGGGAGGACGCTGCTTTTTTTAAGGAGAAGGTACCGCTGCACCGTGAAGTGACCCACCCCCATAAGATGTTGCAACATCTTGCCGGCCGTTTTTTGCTGCAATACCTGTTTCCCGGTTTTCCTTATCATTTGATACAGGTAGCAGAAACGCGGAAACCGTTCCTGCCCGACGACGCCTATCATTTTTCTATTTCGCATTGCGGCGATTATGCAGCGGCTATTGTCAGCAGGGATCATCGCGTGGGTATCGATATCGAGATCCCTGTAGAAAAAGTGGTCGCGATCCGGCATAAATTTATCAGTCCTGCGGAAATGGATCAGCTCAATCCGCTTTCTGTAGCCGAGCACACGCAGATCTGGTCGGCCAAGGAAGCCGTGTACAAATGGTATGGCCTTGGCAAAGTGGATTTCCGGGAGCACATCCGGTTTACCGGTTATAATGATGCGCGGTCCCAGTTCAATTGTCATTTTATGCTTACAGACAGTCGCTTAAAAGTGCAGCTGCAACAGCTTTCCGGGCTTTGTTTGAGCTATGTGGTGTCGGAGTAA
- the tnpA gene encoding IS200/IS605 family transposase, which translates to MANTYTQCYVHLVFSPKNREALIKYQWQDQLEKYITGIIQNQKHKLLAIGSMPDHIHIFIGYNINQLIPDLVETIKTSSSAWIKYSGLSAFKFEWQRGYGAFTHSHAQVDTVINYIRNQETHHKKKSFKDEYRDLLKEFEVGFNENYLFDFFDQQ; encoded by the coding sequence ATGGCAAACACCTACACGCAATGTTATGTGCATTTGGTCTTTTCTCCCAAAAACAGAGAAGCATTAATCAAATACCAGTGGCAGGATCAACTTGAAAAGTATATCACCGGTATTATACAGAATCAAAAACACAAGCTGCTGGCCATTGGCTCAATGCCCGACCACATTCACATTTTCATTGGCTATAATATAAATCAGCTGATACCAGATCTTGTGGAAACAATAAAAACCTCTTCTTCTGCCTGGATCAAATACTCCGGGTTATCCGCTTTCAAATTTGAATGGCAACGGGGCTACGGCGCTTTTACGCATTCGCATGCCCAGGTAGACACTGTTATAAATTATATCCGTAACCAGGAGACACATCATAAAAAGAAAAGTTTTAAAGATGAATATCGCGACTTGTTAAAAGAGTTTGAAGTTGGATTTAATGAAAATTATCTATTTGACTTTTTTGACCAGCAATAA
- the recN gene encoding DNA repair protein RecN → MLKQLHIKNYVIIDVLEIRFSSGMNIVTGETGAGKSIILGALSLILGERADTAALVDKEKKCIIEGLFTPGTVSEITEFLEANDLDPSPEITIRREIGVNGKSRAFINDTPVNLSQLQQLSSLLVDLHQQFDTLQLGDTDFQVHVLDALASNTKLVGDYRLSFAEWQQHKKKLEHLKEQQARLDKESDYNQFQYDELAEANFKDNELEEIDASLKLLSNSEGIKGALGKAYNELEEGEQPLVQQLKSIAHLLSNYSNFHKDLPDLVNRLNSAQVELQDIAAELEHISNAIHYDPEQIEALGDRLSIGYKLQKKHGVQSTAELLDLQKELEEKLQGVAHIQEDIAALEAATEQHRRSAEGFAKKISDARKKQIAPFEKKVDALLTQVGMPNAALRVSFEKRSLGPQGADAVDFLFDANKSGQFKPVDKVASGGELSRLMLCIKSLVAQRMNLPTLIFDEIDTGISGEAAKQVGIIMKDLAGSRQVICITHQPQIAGRADAHYFVYKEVSGKQVRTGMRQLDTEERITAIAKMLSGEKPTAAALENAREMVQA, encoded by the coding sequence ATGCTGAAACAATTACATATCAAGAACTATGTGATCATCGATGTACTGGAGATCCGGTTCTCCAGCGGTATGAACATAGTGACCGGTGAAACCGGTGCGGGAAAGTCGATCATACTCGGCGCTCTGTCGCTCATACTGGGCGAAAGAGCGGATACCGCAGCCCTGGTTGATAAAGAAAAAAAATGCATTATCGAAGGGTTGTTCACACCAGGAACTGTAAGCGAGATCACGGAATTCCTTGAAGCCAACGACCTGGATCCTTCTCCCGAGATCACTATCCGGCGGGAGATCGGCGTCAACGGGAAAAGCCGTGCTTTTATCAATGACACTCCGGTGAACCTCTCACAACTGCAGCAGCTGAGCTCATTGCTGGTAGATCTTCACCAGCAGTTCGATACGCTTCAGCTGGGTGATACAGATTTCCAGGTACATGTACTGGACGCCCTGGCCAGCAATACAAAACTGGTCGGCGACTACCGTTTAAGTTTTGCCGAATGGCAGCAACATAAAAAAAAGCTGGAGCACCTCAAAGAGCAGCAGGCCCGGCTGGATAAAGAAAGCGATTACAACCAGTTTCAGTATGATGAACTGGCCGAAGCCAATTTCAAGGACAACGAACTCGAGGAGATCGATGCTTCCTTAAAACTTCTTTCCAATTCGGAAGGCATCAAAGGCGCCCTGGGCAAAGCTTATAACGAACTCGAAGAGGGAGAGCAGCCCTTGGTGCAGCAATTAAAAAGTATTGCACACCTGCTCAGCAATTACAGTAATTTCCATAAGGACCTCCCCGACCTGGTAAACCGGCTGAACAGCGCACAGGTGGAGCTGCAGGATATTGCCGCAGAACTGGAACACATCAGCAATGCCATTCATTATGATCCGGAACAGATAGAGGCGCTTGGCGACCGGCTTTCCATAGGCTATAAGCTTCAGAAAAAACACGGTGTGCAATCCACTGCAGAACTGCTGGACTTACAAAAGGAACTGGAAGAAAAACTGCAGGGCGTGGCACATATCCAGGAGGACATTGCCGCGCTGGAAGCCGCTACCGAACAACACCGCCGGTCGGCCGAAGGCTTTGCCAAAAAGATATCAGATGCCCGTAAAAAACAGATCGCGCCTTTTGAGAAAAAAGTAGACGCACTCCTTACCCAGGTAGGTATGCCCAATGCGGCCCTCCGTGTTTCTTTTGAAAAAAGATCATTAGGCCCCCAGGGAGCAGATGCGGTAGACTTTTTATTTGATGCCAACAAAAGCGGTCAGTTCAAACCCGTTGACAAAGTAGCCAGTGGTGGTGAGCTGAGCCGTCTTATGCTTTGCATCAAAAGTCTTGTGGCCCAGCGTATGAACCTCCCTACCCTGATCTTCGACGAAATTGATACAGGGATATCAGGTGAAGCCGCAAAACAGGTAGGCATTATTATGAAAGACCTGGCCGGCAGCCGGCAGGTGATCTGCATCACACACCAACCGCAGATTGCCGGACGCGCCGACGCCCATTATTTTGTATACAAGGAAGTATCCGGCAAACAGGTACGGACAGGTATGCGTCAACTGGATACGGAGGAACGGATCACTGCTATTGCAAAAATGCTCAGCGGCGAAAAGCCCACGGCCGCTGCATTAGAGAATGCAAGGGAAATGGTGCAGGCATAA
- the dcd gene encoding dCTP deaminase, with protein MILSDLRILEEIEKGTIRIEPYDRSCLGSNSYDVHLGAWLATYKNHQLDAKQHNEIAYFEIPEDGFVLYPHIFYLGVTLEYTEAHAHVPFLEGKSSTGRLGIDIHATAGKGDVGFCGHWTLEISVKQPVKIYKGMPIGQLIYFPVEGEIEVKYNQKKNAKYSSQPDRPVESMMWKNKF; from the coding sequence ATGATCTTATCTGACCTGCGCATACTGGAAGAAATTGAAAAAGGAACCATCCGGATCGAACCCTACGACAGGAGCTGCCTGGGAAGCAATTCCTATGACGTGCACCTGGGCGCCTGGCTCGCAACCTATAAGAACCATCAACTGGATGCCAAACAGCATAATGAGATCGCTTATTTTGAAATACCTGAAGATGGCTTTGTACTCTATCCTCATATTTTTTACCTGGGCGTAACGCTGGAATATACAGAGGCCCATGCCCATGTTCCATTCCTTGAAGGCAAATCCTCCACAGGGCGTCTTGGCATTGACATACATGCCACAGCTGGTAAAGGCGATGTGGGTTTTTGCGGACACTGGACACTGGAGATCTCTGTAAAGCAACCGGTAAAGATCTACAAAGGGATGCCCATCGGCCAGCTGATCTATTTTCCTGTTGAAGGAGAAATCGAAGTAAAATACAACCAGAAGAAAAACGCCAAATACAGCAGTCAGCCCGACCGCCCCGTCGAAAGCATGATGTGGAAGAACAAGTTTTAA
- a CDS encoding dihydrolipoamide acetyltransferase family protein, whose product MALEDLVMPKLGESIMEATILKWLKQVGDAVEMDETVLEIATDKVDSEVPSTASGVIEAILYNENDVVPIGTVIARIRTEGVAEETAAPEPAPQQAPPPAPEQEQEAEVVSSTIKPEAASTSAARFYSPLVLNIAASEGIAMSELEKIPGTGKEGRVTKNDILDYVANRSRQQTPATTVTPPAVTVAPAKEPQQNSTLDVSRYGSNVEIVEMDRMRKLIADHMVRSKQTSPHVTSFSEADVTNMVMWREKVKKDFEKREGTKITFMPLFIEAITKCIKRFPLINSSVEGDKIIIKKDINIGMATALPSGNLIVPVIKNADQLNLTGLAKRVNGLADAARNNKLKAEDTQGGTFTITNVGTFGSLAGTPIINQPQVAILAVGAIKKRPVVVETPQGDSIAIRHMMVLSMSYDHRVVDGALGATFLSAVAKELESFVPVEM is encoded by the coding sequence ATGGCTTTAGAGGATCTGGTGATGCCCAAATTAGGAGAAAGCATTATGGAAGCAACCATTTTAAAGTGGTTGAAGCAGGTGGGTGATGCCGTGGAAATGGATGAGACCGTCCTGGAAATCGCAACCGATAAAGTAGACAGTGAGGTACCCAGTACAGCCAGCGGTGTTATTGAAGCCATCCTTTATAACGAAAATGATGTGGTGCCGATTGGTACCGTTATTGCCCGGATCCGGACGGAAGGAGTTGCTGAAGAAACCGCAGCGCCGGAACCTGCTCCGCAACAGGCACCACCACCTGCGCCCGAACAGGAGCAGGAAGCCGAAGTGGTTTCATCCACTATTAAGCCGGAGGCCGCCTCCACTTCTGCTGCCCGGTTCTATTCCCCCCTTGTACTGAATATCGCCGCCAGCGAAGGGATCGCCATGAGTGAGCTGGAAAAAATACCGGGTACCGGAAAGGAAGGCCGCGTTACAAAAAATGATATCCTCGACTATGTGGCCAACCGGTCCCGGCAACAGACACCCGCAACAACGGTTACACCTCCGGCAGTTACGGTTGCCCCTGCAAAGGAACCACAACAAAACAGCACCCTGGATGTAAGTCGCTACGGAAGCAATGTGGAGATCGTGGAAATGGACCGCATGCGCAAACTGATCGCAGACCACATGGTACGCAGCAAGCAGACCAGTCCGCACGTTACCAGCTTCTCTGAAGCCGACGTGACCAACATGGTGATGTGGCGGGAAAAAGTAAAAAAAGATTTTGAGAAAAGGGAGGGCACCAAGATCACCTTTATGCCTTTGTTCATCGAAGCCATCACCAAATGCATCAAACGGTTTCCGCTGATCAACAGCTCCGTGGAAGGCGATAAGATCATCATTAAAAAAGACATCAATATCGGTATGGCCACCGCCCTTCCCAGCGGCAACCTGATCGTTCCTGTTATAAAAAATGCAGATCAGCTTAATCTTACCGGGCTGGCCAAACGCGTGAATGGCCTTGCTGATGCGGCACGCAACAATAAGCTCAAAGCAGAAGATACGCAGGGCGGCACGTTTACCATTACCAATGTGGGCACCTTCGGCAGCCTTGCAGGTACTCCCATTATCAACCAGCCCCAGGTGGCCATCCTGGCAGTAGGCGCTATCAAAAAACGCCCTGTAGTGGTGGAAACGCCGCAGGGCGACAGCATTGCGATCCGCCATATGATGGTGCTCAGCATGAGCTATGACCACCGGGTGGTAGATGGAGCCCTTGGGGCTACCTTCCTCAGTGCTGTAGCCAAAGAGCTGGAAAGTTTTGTTCCGGTTGAGATGTGA
- a CDS encoding zinc ribbon domain-containing protein, producing the protein MPQIKEFSIEEKLGSLINLQKIDSKLDEIKILKGELPMEVADLEDEIHGLRSRQTRIEEEINGVTEFIEERKGAIKESEELVKKYEKDSENVKNNREFEAINKEIEMQQLEIKLAEKHIKDANEEIADKLLLLEKAKKNLTAKEGVLELKKAELEKIISANEKEEKEYQKLSQSAKDNVEPRLLASYEKIRGNFRNGLAVVPVVRDACGGCFYAIPPQKQSEIKQHKKIIACENCGRILVDEELHNTVEVK; encoded by the coding sequence ATGCCACAAATTAAAGAGTTTTCAATTGAAGAAAAACTGGGCTCCCTGATCAATCTGCAAAAGATCGACAGCAAGTTGGATGAGATCAAAATTTTAAAAGGAGAGCTCCCTATGGAAGTAGCTGACCTCGAAGATGAGATCCACGGACTGCGCTCCCGGCAAACACGGATTGAAGAAGAGATCAACGGTGTTACCGAATTCATTGAAGAACGCAAAGGGGCAATCAAAGAATCAGAAGAACTGGTAAAAAAATACGAGAAAGACAGCGAAAACGTAAAGAACAACCGCGAGTTTGAAGCCATCAATAAAGAGATCGAAATGCAGCAGCTGGAGATCAAACTGGCAGAAAAACACATCAAGGATGCCAATGAAGAGATCGCTGACAAACTCCTTCTGCTGGAAAAAGCAAAAAAGAACCTGACCGCCAAGGAAGGGGTACTGGAGCTGAAAAAAGCGGAGCTGGAAAAGATCATTTCTGCGAATGAAAAAGAGGAAAAAGAATATCAGAAACTTTCCCAGTCAGCAAAAGATAACGTAGAACCCCGCCTGCTGGCCAGCTATGAAAAAATCCGCGGTAATTTTCGCAATGGGCTGGCAGTAGTACCCGTAGTACGCGACGCCTGCGGAGGTTGTTTTTATGCCATCCCTCCTCAAAAACAGAGCGAGATCAAACAACATAAAAAGATCATCGCCTGCGAGAACTGCGGCCGCATCCTGGTGGATGAAGAACTGCACAATACCGTTGAAGTAAAATAA
- a CDS encoding Nif3-like dinuclear metal center hexameric protein encodes MTIGSIIEILESIAPAALQESYDNAGLLTGQPNWSCTGVLCCLDTVEAVVDEAIEKGCNLVVAHHPILFSGLKKINGNNYVERTIIKALKNDIAIYAIHTNLDNVLHGVNGRIAAQLGLTNLQLLAPKQQQLEKLYFFVPQEHAEKVRSAIFAAGGGAIGNYRECSFSATGRGTFLPGNDARPFTGETGKRHEAEELKIEILYPFHLRNRILAALRNNHPYEEVAYETITLNNLHQEIGAGITGELPEALEETIFLQRLKSVFDLQVVRHTALLGKKVRKISICGGAGSFLTKAAISSKSDAYITADIKYHEFFDADGKILLADIGHYESEQFTIDLLHHILQEKIPNFAVLKTAVNTNPVHYL; translated from the coding sequence ATGACCATCGGATCGATTATAGAAATCCTTGAATCCATAGCCCCCGCTGCCCTGCAGGAAAGCTACGACAACGCCGGCTTACTGACCGGCCAGCCCAACTGGTCCTGCACGGGTGTGCTTTGTTGTCTGGATACAGTTGAGGCAGTTGTTGATGAAGCTATTGAAAAGGGCTGCAACCTGGTGGTAGCCCATCATCCGATCCTTTTCTCGGGGTTAAAAAAGATCAATGGTAATAATTATGTGGAGCGTACGATCATCAAAGCCCTAAAAAATGATATAGCGATCTATGCCATCCATACCAACCTTGATAATGTACTGCATGGTGTGAATGGCAGGATCGCAGCACAGCTCGGACTTACCAACCTGCAGCTGCTGGCGCCGAAACAGCAGCAGCTTGAAAAACTCTATTTTTTTGTGCCACAGGAACACGCCGAAAAGGTCAGGTCCGCTATTTTTGCGGCCGGCGGCGGTGCCATCGGTAATTACCGGGAATGCAGTTTCAGCGCAACCGGAAGAGGCACATTCCTTCCGGGAAATGATGCCCGGCCTTTTACCGGCGAGACCGGCAAACGCCATGAGGCTGAAGAACTGAAAATTGAGATCCTTTATCCCTTCCATCTGAGGAACAGGATACTGGCGGCGCTGCGCAACAACCATCCTTATGAAGAGGTTGCCTATGAAACCATTACCCTAAACAACCTTCATCAGGAGATCGGCGCTGGTATTACCGGGGAGCTTCCCGAAGCCCTGGAAGAAACCATATTCCTGCAACGGCTCAAATCGGTTTTTGACCTTCAGGTGGTCCGCCATACGGCCCTGCTTGGTAAAAAGGTCCGGAAAATAAGTATCTGCGGTGGAGCCGGCAGCTTTCTGACAAAAGCCGCAATAAGCTCAAAATCAGACGCATACATCACCGCAGATATTAAATATCACGAATTTTTTGATGCGGACGGCAAGATCCTGCTGGCGGACATCGGGCATTATGAAAGTGAACAGTTCACCATAGATTTACTCCATCACATTTTACAGGAAAAAATCCCTAACTTTGCCGTCCTTAAAACAGCGGTAAATACCAATCCTGTACATTACCTGTGA